From a region of the Asterias amurensis chromosome 2, ASM3211899v1 genome:
- the LOC139954356 gene encoding mandelamide hydrolase-like has product MYHLTIGDLLDHFKKGTLTCEAYTKRMIQRAVDLKMFNYFISMDTERMLQKAKEADARYQSKSNRPLEGILIAIKDNIDVEGEATGACTPGLAGLKPKHTAEVAKRLFDAGAIHAGRTNMHELAAGASTINTYTGSCHNFHNFDYTCGGSSGGSGGAVAADIVPAALGTDTGGSIRIPASFNGVFGLRPSSGRWPADFGVKMSHVRDSVGPLTRSANDIAILDHVMTGEEPLDVPLPAEIRIGVARPHFWEGLDSAVQDYAEKFLAELKDKGFIVIDEGEVPGVTEMFEKHFIPSVNYELIPRLKEYMDYHGHEVSVEEVINKIASSDVKEIFQSVVQDPVSPELYQAAMTARDKLREDMKKYFDDHQLDCILMPANKATPPMISAYEPSMEFTIPENDDFGNICNNPSLVIPGGFAKGTRALFGMQIEGLTGNDRRLIAVARAIEKALEL; this is encoded by the coding sequence ATGTATCATCTTACAATTGGAGATCTTCTAGACCACTTCAAGAAAGGTACCCTGACCTGTGAAGCATATACTAAGCGGATGATCCAGCGGGCTGTGGACCTGAAGATGTTCAATTACTTCATCTCCATGGATACAGAGCGAATGTTGCAAAAAGCCAAGGAGGCAGATGCCAGGTATCAGAGCAAGAGCAATCGACCTCTTGAAGGAATCTTAATCGCCATAAAGGATAACATCGACGTAGAGGGAGAGGCGACTGGAGCTTGTACTCCGGGTCTAGCTGGTCTCAAACCCAAGCACACAGCTGAGGTTGCTAAGAGGCTTTTTGATGCAGGGGCAATCCACGCTGGTAGGACCAACATGCACGAGCTGGCTGCTGGAGCGTCAACTATTAATACGTACACGGGATCCTGCCACAACTTTCACAACTTTGACTACACGTGTGGGGGGAGTAGCGGTGGAAGTGGAGGGGCAGTCGCCGCCGATATCGTCCCCGCCGCCCTCGGCACTGACACTGGAGGATCAATCCGAATTCCCGCTTCCTTCAATGGGGTATTTGGTCTGCGTCCCTCAAGTGGGCGTTGGCCGGCTGACTTCGGCGTCAAGATGTCGCATGTTAGAGACTCCGTCGGCCCCCTAACAAGGAGCGCCAATGATATCGCGATCCTAGATCACGTAATGACAGGGGAGGAACCTCTAGATGTCCCCTTGCCAGCAGAGATTAGAATTGGAGTGGCAAGACCTCACTTCTGGGAAGGTTTAGACTCTGCGGTCCAAGATTACGCAGAGAAATTCTTGGCAGAGCTCAAAGACAAAGGTTTTATAGTCATAGACGAAGGCGAAGTTCCAGGAGTGACTGAgatgtttgaaaaacacttCATTCCATCCGTCAATTATGAGCTGATTCCTCGCCTTAAGGAGTACATGGATTACCACGGTCACGAAGTATCAGTTGAAGAAGTCATCAACAAGATAGCATCGTCTGATGTCAAAGAAATATTCCAGTCTGTGGTTCAGGACCCTGTCAGTCCTGAGCTTTACCAGGCAGCGATGACAGCCAGAGACAAGCTCAGAGAGGACATGAAGAAGTACTTTGATGATCATCAACTGGACTGTATCCTCATGCCTGCCAATAAGGCAACTCCTCCAATGATCAGCGCCTACGAGCCCAGTATGGAATTTACCATCCCTGAAAATGATGACTTTGGTAATATTTGCAACAACCCATCTCTTGTAATTCCTGGAGGGTTCGCCAAGGGGACTCGGGCCCTCTTTGGGATGCAAATCGAAGGTCTCACCGGCAACGATAGGCGTCTGATCGCAGTTGCAAGAGCAATCGAAAAAGCTCTCGAACTTTAG